In the genome of Opitutia bacterium, one region contains:
- a CDS encoding efflux RND transporter permease subunit, with product MRFTDLFIRRPILATVVNLFLLLGGWLAFKAMVIRQYPQTNNAVVKVTTAYPGASADLIRGYITTPLEREIASADGLDYVESVSGPNVSVITAKLRLNYDPNAALTQITSKVNRVRSELPAAAEDPIFDVSVGETTASMYLSFSSDTLEANQITDYLVRVVQPKLSTVEGVQKVDILGGRTFAMRIWLKDDRMAALGLSAATVRAKLASQNYLSAVGQTKGSMISVNLTAKTDLHSAEEFRQIVIAEKDGRIVRLGDIADVVLGAEDYSSSLTFNGLTATGMSISVLPTANSIDVIKRVRAVWPDLVSQFPAGLQAAILYDATEFINSSITEVMHTLVEAMIIVIIVIYLFLGSFRSVVIPIVAIPLSLVGCGILMLAMGFSINLLTLLAMVLAIGLVVDDAIVVVENIHRHIEEGLTPFDAAIKGAHELIGPVIAMTITLAAVYAPIGLQSGVTGALFREFAFTLAGSVLVSGFVALTLSPMLSAKLLRHNPNPKGIEHFLDVTFTKLRTRYERFLDHVLNTRVAVVLVAVMIFASLVPFFLMTKKELAPAEDRGFVLGIIGGAPNATLEQTQLYTGKLNPMVADALPEARVRFMILGFDPTTGLSNPSGGMMGLVLKPWEQRTRSAAQVAAATTALAGNVSGLKLAAVLPPSLPGAGNGLPVQFVISSTADHAQILEVANELMQRALASGKFVYADNSLKYDMPQADLVIDKDKAAVLGIDMSQLSADLGSMLGGGYVNRFSIQGRAYKVTPQVTRVSRLTPEQLGNYYISTGKGKLVPLSSIAKVEQTTQPRALERFQQLNSATLGLVPRPGVALGEALDWLNAEAKQVFPAGFTADYKGELRQYVQEGSSLTTAFALAIVVIFLVLAAQYESWRDPFIIMMAVPLSLAGAMVFLFLGAATMNIYTQVGLITLVGLITKHGILMVEFANGLQEQGYSVREAIEHAAGTRLRPILMTTAAMVLGVLPLVIAKGAGAEARFSMGLVIATGMSIGTLFTLFVVPVFYTLIAKDRQAEAKAQAALPAAASHGAPTPDAAH from the coding sequence ATGCGCTTCACCGATCTCTTCATCCGCCGTCCGATTCTCGCGACGGTGGTCAACCTCTTCCTGCTGCTCGGCGGCTGGCTCGCCTTCAAGGCGATGGTCATCCGGCAATACCCGCAGACCAACAACGCCGTCGTCAAAGTCACGACAGCGTATCCCGGCGCCAGCGCCGACCTCATCCGCGGCTACATCACCACGCCGCTCGAGCGCGAAATTGCCTCGGCCGACGGTCTCGACTACGTCGAATCCGTCAGCGGTCCCAACGTCTCCGTCATCACCGCCAAACTGCGCCTCAACTACGACCCGAACGCCGCGCTCACGCAGATCACCTCCAAGGTGAACCGCGTCCGCAGCGAGCTGCCCGCCGCCGCCGAGGATCCGATCTTCGACGTCTCCGTCGGCGAGACCACGGCGTCGATGTATCTGAGTTTCTCCAGCGACACGCTCGAAGCGAACCAGATCACCGACTACCTCGTCCGCGTCGTGCAGCCCAAGCTCTCGACGGTCGAGGGCGTGCAAAAAGTCGACATCCTCGGCGGGCGCACCTTCGCGATGCGCATCTGGCTCAAGGACGACCGCATGGCCGCGCTCGGCCTCAGCGCCGCCACCGTTCGCGCGAAACTCGCCTCGCAAAACTACCTCTCCGCCGTCGGCCAGACGAAGGGCTCGATGATCTCCGTCAACCTCACCGCGAAGACCGACCTGCATTCCGCGGAGGAATTCCGCCAGATCGTCATCGCCGAGAAAGACGGCCGCATCGTCCGCCTCGGCGACATCGCCGATGTTGTGCTCGGCGCCGAGGACTACAGTTCGAGCCTCACCTTCAACGGCCTGACCGCGACGGGCATGAGCATCAGCGTGCTGCCGACCGCCAACTCCATCGACGTGATCAAGCGCGTGCGCGCCGTCTGGCCCGACCTCGTCAGCCAGTTTCCCGCCGGCCTCCAGGCCGCGATTCTCTACGACGCCACCGAGTTCATCAACTCGTCCATCACCGAGGTCATGCATACGCTCGTCGAGGCGATGATCATCGTCATCATCGTAATCTACCTGTTCCTCGGTTCGTTCCGCTCCGTCGTCATCCCGATCGTCGCGATCCCGCTCTCGCTCGTCGGCTGCGGCATCCTGATGCTCGCGATGGGCTTCTCGATCAATCTCCTGACGCTGCTCGCCATGGTTCTGGCCATCGGCCTCGTCGTCGACGACGCGATCGTCGTCGTGGAGAACATCCACCGTCACATCGAGGAGGGTCTCACCCCCTTCGACGCCGCAATCAAAGGCGCCCACGAACTCATCGGCCCCGTCATCGCCATGACGATCACGCTCGCCGCCGTCTACGCGCCGATCGGCCTGCAGTCCGGCGTCACCGGCGCGCTTTTCCGCGAGTTCGCCTTCACGCTCGCCGGCTCCGTGCTCGTCTCGGGCTTCGTGGCGCTGACGCTGTCGCCCATGCTCAGCGCGAAGCTGCTGCGGCATAACCCGAACCCGAAGGGCATCGAGCATTTCCTCGATGTCACGTTCACGAAACTCCGCACGCGCTACGAACGTTTCCTCGATCACGTGCTCAACACCCGCGTCGCCGTCGTGCTCGTCGCCGTGATGATCTTCGCAAGCCTCGTGCCGTTCTTCCTCATGACCAAGAAGGAGCTCGCGCCCGCCGAAGACCGCGGCTTCGTGCTCGGCATCATCGGCGGCGCGCCGAACGCCACGCTCGAGCAAACGCAGCTCTACACCGGAAAACTGAATCCGATGGTCGCTGACGCGCTGCCCGAAGCCCGCGTGCGGTTCATGATCCTCGGCTTCGATCCCACCACCGGCCTCTCCAATCCCTCCGGCGGCATGATGGGCCTCGTGCTCAAGCCGTGGGAGCAACGCACCCGCAGCGCGGCGCAGGTCGCCGCCGCCACCACCGCGCTCGCCGGCAACGTTTCCGGCTTGAAGCTCGCGGCCGTCCTACCGCCGTCGCTGCCCGGCGCCGGCAACGGTTTGCCCGTGCAGTTCGTCATCAGCTCGACCGCCGACCACGCGCAAATCCTCGAAGTCGCCAACGAGCTCATGCAGCGCGCGCTCGCCAGCGGCAAATTCGTCTACGCCGACAACAGCCTCAAATACGACATGCCGCAGGCCGACCTCGTCATCGACAAGGACAAGGCCGCCGTGCTCGGCATCGACATGTCGCAGCTCAGCGCCGACCTCGGCTCGATGCTCGGCGGCGGCTACGTAAATCGCTTCTCGATCCAAGGCCGCGCCTACAAGGTGACGCCGCAGGTCACGCGCGTCTCCCGCCTCACGCCCGAACAGCTCGGCAACTACTACATCTCCACCGGCAAGGGCAAACTGGTGCCGCTCTCCAGCATCGCGAAGGTCGAGCAAACCACGCAGCCGCGCGCGCTGGAGCGTTTCCAGCAGCTCAACTCCGCCACGCTCGGCCTCGTGCCGCGCCCCGGCGTCGCACTCGGCGAAGCGCTCGACTGGCTCAATGCCGAAGCGAAACAAGTCTTCCCCGCCGGCTTCACCGCCGACTACAAGGGCGAACTCCGCCAATACGTCCAGGAAGGCAGCTCGCTCACCACCGCGTTCGCGCTCGCCATCGTCGTCATCTTCCTCGTGCTCGCCGCCCAATACGAAAGCTGGCGTGACCCGTTCATCATCATGATGGCTGTGCCGCTCTCCCTCGCCGGGGCGATGGTGTTCCTCTTCCTCGGCGCGGCGACGATGAACATCTACACGCAAGTCGGCCTGATCACGCTCGTCGGCCTCATCACCAAGCACGGCATTCTCATGGTGGAGTTCGCGAACGGCCTGCAGGAACAAGGCTACAGCGTCCGCGAGGCGATCGAACACGCCGCCGGCACCCGCTTGCGTCCGATCCTCATGACCACCGCCGCGATGGTGCTCGGCGTGCTCCCGCTCGTCATCGCCAAGGGCGCCGGCGCCGAGGCGCGCTTCAGCATGGGCCTCGTCATCGCGACCGGCATGTCCATCGGCACGCTCTTCACGCTCTTCGTCGTGCCGGTGTTCTACACGCTCATCGCGAAAGACCGCCAGGCCGAGGCCAAAGCCCAAGCGGCGCTGCCCGCCGCCGCATCGCACGGTGCGCCGACTCCCGACGCCGCGCACTAA
- a CDS encoding TolC family protein, translated as MKTFRLSLLLSLLGVAAFAATDLPTLPRPLTLDASLDYALAHSPTLLRTREQIREQEGVLVTASAARLPSVSASSSASRVDDRRLESPLYDDRSWSVSVTASQVIYAGGGLQAQERAQSAQLDAARLAFNAAVSDTLLGVRQQFYDVLLAREVIAVREEALKVLENELAYARSRRDAGTGSDFDLLRAEVAVANARPGLIRARNSYKIAQEKLRTTLGATSTPAGDLDVQGSLVVPARDVALADAVSAARAHRPELQQQERLVQAADQAVAGARSGYQPTVSAVGGYAWSSPSLTTTAGNLHGWSAGLQASWNIFDSKATAGKVTQARARAQQSRFALEERQLAVELEVRTAHASLLEASEVRQASEQVVAQARESLRLAQTRYQAGLSTQLDVLSAQSSLTEARSNLAQAQHDYAVALASLQRATGAPGV; from the coding sequence ATGAAAACTTTCCGCCTCTCTCTCCTCCTGTCGCTGCTCGGCGTCGCCGCTTTCGCGGCGACCGATCTCCCGACTCTGCCGCGTCCGCTCACGTTGGACGCCTCACTCGACTACGCGCTCGCGCACAGTCCCACGCTGCTCCGCACGCGCGAGCAGATCCGCGAGCAGGAAGGCGTGCTCGTCACCGCCAGCGCCGCCCGCTTGCCGAGCGTCTCTGCCTCCAGCAGCGCCTCGCGCGTCGACGATCGCCGCCTCGAATCCCCCCTCTACGACGACCGCTCGTGGAGCGTCAGCGTCACCGCCTCGCAAGTCATCTACGCCGGCGGCGGCCTGCAGGCGCAGGAACGCGCCCAGAGCGCGCAGCTCGACGCCGCGCGCCTCGCGTTCAATGCCGCCGTGAGCGACACGCTGCTCGGCGTCCGCCAGCAATTCTACGACGTGCTCCTCGCGCGCGAAGTCATCGCCGTGCGCGAAGAAGCGCTGAAGGTCCTGGAGAACGAACTCGCTTACGCGCGCAGCCGCCGCGATGCGGGCACCGGCTCCGACTTCGACCTGCTGCGCGCCGAAGTCGCGGTCGCCAACGCGCGCCCCGGCCTGATTCGCGCTCGCAACAGCTACAAGATCGCGCAGGAAAAACTGCGCACGACGCTCGGCGCCACTTCGACGCCCGCCGGCGACCTCGACGTGCAGGGCTCGCTCGTCGTGCCGGCGCGCGACGTCGCACTCGCCGATGCGGTTTCCGCGGCGCGCGCGCACCGGCCGGAACTACAACAGCAGGAGCGTCTCGTTCAGGCCGCCGACCAGGCCGTCGCCGGCGCGCGCAGCGGTTATCAGCCCACAGTCAGCGCCGTCGGCGGCTACGCGTGGTCGTCGCCGTCACTCACCACGACCGCCGGCAATCTTCACGGCTGGTCCGCCGGTTTGCAGGCGAGTTGGAACATCTTCGATTCGAAAGCCACCGCCGGCAAAGTCACCCAAGCCCGCGCCCGCGCGCAGCAATCGCGTTTCGCTCTCGAAGAACGCCAACTCGCCGTCGAACTCGAGGTCCGCACCGCGCACGCAAGTTTGCTCGAGGCCTCCGAGGTGCGCCAAGCGTCCGAGCAGGTCGTCGCGCAGGCACGCGAGAGTCTCCGGCTCGCCCAAACGCGCTACCAAGCCGGCCTCTCGACGCAACTCGACGTGCTCTCGGCCCAGTCATCGCTGACGGAAGCTCGTTCGAATCTCGCCCAAGCTCAACACGACTACGCCGTCGCGCTCGCCAGCCTGCAGCGCGCGACCGGTGCGCCGGGCGTGTGA
- a CDS encoding phospholipase A: MKSTLWLCTLVLALTVRAQDETETPSLTLSAPSATLSGHSRWQIQLVALNPGTRTLYYRPPTSLDGRAYLAGASLPVVFRTGDEATLAIAPGTFATRLYTADQPPLLSGDIVLEFAAGLPAPLRTALKVDTSATPRVDTGDPAQPLRHLTNLTPAVSALERTFAGRFGLHEPIYFIYGPDAPAAKFQISFKYKLMDLNEPAPGGFTHTLQAGYTQRSLWDIEANSSPFYDTSYMPELMLESLAPMPTERDGWFTRLGSQLALKHESNGRDGPESRSLNTINLRAAAMIGPIDNWHLLVIPEVFAYLTSLDDNPDLKDYRGYGQLRLGISRDARRPSVLYAVRAGKDFNHWTHQVDLTLPFRTKWLNIETSFLVQYFSGYGESLRAYRERSETVRAGFSLVR; this comes from the coding sequence ATGAAATCCACGCTCTGGCTCTGCACACTCGTCCTCGCGCTCACCGTGCGCGCGCAGGACGAGACGGAAACTCCCTCACTCACGCTCTCGGCGCCGAGCGCCACACTGTCCGGCCACAGCCGCTGGCAAATCCAGCTCGTGGCGCTCAATCCCGGCACGCGCACGCTCTACTATCGACCGCCCACCTCGCTGGACGGTCGCGCCTACCTCGCGGGGGCGAGCCTGCCGGTCGTGTTCCGCACCGGCGATGAAGCGACGCTCGCGATCGCACCCGGCACGTTCGCCACGCGGCTCTACACCGCCGACCAGCCGCCACTGCTTTCCGGCGACATCGTGCTAGAGTTCGCGGCCGGGCTCCCGGCACCGCTCCGCACCGCACTCAAAGTCGACACCAGCGCCACGCCGCGCGTCGACACCGGCGATCCCGCGCAGCCGCTGCGCCACCTCACGAATCTCACGCCGGCGGTCAGCGCGCTCGAGCGGACATTTGCGGGCCGCTTCGGACTCCACGAGCCGATCTACTTCATCTACGGTCCCGACGCACCGGCCGCGAAGTTCCAGATCAGCTTTAAATACAAACTCATGGATCTGAACGAGCCTGCGCCCGGCGGCTTCACGCACACGTTGCAAGCCGGCTACACGCAGCGCTCGCTCTGGGACATCGAGGCGAATTCGAGTCCGTTCTACGACACAAGCTACATGCCCGAACTCATGCTCGAAAGTCTCGCACCGATGCCGACCGAGCGCGACGGCTGGTTCACGCGCCTCGGCTCGCAGCTGGCGCTCAAGCACGAATCCAACGGCCGCGACGGCCCCGAGTCGCGCAGCCTCAACACGATCAATTTGCGCGCCGCCGCGATGATCGGGCCGATCGACAACTGGCACCTGCTCGTGATTCCCGAGGTCTTCGCCTACCTGACGAGCCTCGACGACAATCCCGACCTGAAAGACTACCGCGGTTACGGGCAGTTGCGCCTCGGGATTTCCCGCGATGCCCGCCGGCCTTCCGTGCTCTACGCCGTGCGCGCCGGCAAGGACTTCAACCACTGGACGCACCAAGTCGATCTGACGCTCCCCTTCCGAACGAAATGGCTGAACATCGAGACGTCGTTCCTCGTCCAGTATTTCAGCGGCTACGGCGAAAGCCTGCGCGCTTATCGCGAACGCTCCGAAACCGTGCGCGCCGGCTTCTCGCTCGTGCGCTGA
- a CDS encoding LysR family transcriptional regulator: MELRHLRYFKAVAELLNFSRAAEQLRVAQPALSRQIRALEDELGTTLLDRNHMRVRLTDTGRTYYAHTCKILAQVDMAAAAVREVTDGCAGELIVCNDWHLGGRIVPAALNEFRQLHPRIDVVLHDRRVHDQLALIVNRRVHLGFMVRELLGNRRELECLDILSSQLMVVMPSGHAFAKRPSVRLAELAEESWITVDPKESPQYRSYFNRLCRWSGFAPIIGPTGSTLEGIAGRVASGYGVAIMPEHMVEAMGPGLSAVATDCPPVELCAVWHRDEKSKLLEQFVSVLRRHAVGNPVKPVAARRKR; this comes from the coding sequence ATGGAGCTGCGTCACCTGCGCTATTTCAAGGCCGTCGCCGAGCTGCTGAATTTCAGCCGCGCCGCCGAACAGCTGCGCGTGGCCCAGCCCGCGCTCAGCCGCCAGATCCGTGCGCTCGAGGACGAACTCGGCACGACGCTGCTCGATCGCAATCATATGCGCGTCCGCCTCACGGATACCGGCCGCACCTACTACGCGCATACCTGCAAAATCCTCGCCCAAGTCGACATGGCCGCCGCGGCCGTGCGCGAAGTCACCGACGGCTGCGCCGGCGAACTGATCGTGTGCAACGACTGGCATCTCGGCGGGCGCATCGTGCCCGCCGCGTTGAACGAGTTCCGCCAGCTCCACCCACGCATCGACGTCGTGCTGCACGACCGCCGCGTGCACGACCAACTCGCGTTGATCGTGAACCGCCGCGTGCACCTCGGCTTCATGGTGCGCGAACTCCTCGGCAACCGCCGCGAACTCGAGTGTCTCGATATTCTCAGCTCGCAACTCATGGTTGTGATGCCGAGCGGACACGCCTTCGCCAAACGTCCGTCCGTGCGACTGGCCGAACTGGCGGAGGAGTCCTGGATCACGGTCGACCCCAAGGAGTCGCCGCAATATCGCAGCTATTTCAACCGGCTGTGTCGCTGGAGCGGATTCGCGCCGATCATCGGACCGACCGGCTCCACGCTGGAAGGCATCGCCGGACGCGTCGCCAGCGGCTACGGCGTCGCCATCATGCCGGAACACATGGTCGAGGCGATGGGCCCGGGATTGAGCGCCGTCGCCACCGATTGCCCGCCGGTCGAGCTCTGCGCCGTCTGGCACCGCGACGAAAAATCGAAACTGCTCGAGCAATTCGTCTCCGTGTTGCGCCGTCACGCCGTCGGCAATCCCGTGAAACCGGTCGCCGCGCGGCGCAAGCGATAG